The following coding sequences lie in one Candidatus Woesearchaeota archaeon genomic window:
- a CDS encoding HAD family hydrolase: MPKTIIFDFAGTLIKPNIIEEANELRSSLIDRSIPSSQEHAHPKTLYKANAQFVEKLTGLPATAKISYRKNDGERMMLTGEQVQQQISTTLFQIGAYVVAKKEGHNIFPQGLHEVLEELVGKGHKIVIVSGIREDIISGMLAIAGCDLPFTIRGQPPILGIPNEENLLDLEQVDFVVGDKLSDLEPAKKLGAKTIFVTWGHASGGEEDVADFVVSTPAELKNVLL, translated from the coding sequence ATGCCCAAAACCATCATCTTCGACTTTGCAGGAACGCTCATAAAACCAAACATCATTGAAGAAGCAAATGAACTACGCTCATCACTGATTGATCGTTCAATTCCCTCCTCTCAAGAACACGCACATCCCAAAACACTTTACAAAGCAAACGCGCAGTTCGTTGAAAAGCTCACAGGCCTTCCTGCAACAGCAAAGATTTCATACCGTAAAAATGATGGCGAACGTATGATGCTTACAGGAGAACAAGTACAACAACAAATTTCAACAACGCTTTTTCAAATAGGCGCATATGTCGTAGCAAAAAAAGAGGGGCACAATATTTTTCCTCAGGGGCTTCACGAAGTACTTGAAGAGCTCGTAGGAAAGGGGCATAAGATCGTCATTGTCTCAGGCATAAGAGAAGATATCATCTCAGGGATGCTTGCCATCGCGGGATGCGACCTTCCGTTCACCATCCGTGGACAACCTCCTATATTAGGAATACCAAATGAAGAAAATCTTCTTGACCTAGAACAAGTTGATTTTGTCGTAGGTGACAAGCTAAGCGATCTTGAGCCTGCAAAAAAACTTGGCGCAAAAACCATCTTCGTTACCTGGGGTCATGCATCAGGAGGAGAAGAAGACGTAG